In Acidaminococcus fermentans DSM 20731, one genomic interval encodes:
- a CDS encoding threonine/serine exporter family protein, which yields MPLAATIFIKTVFSFFATVAFGKLFKCPESCLYKAGFVGMVGFGVYIILLSGFGLSSMLSNFAGTVALSICSEIFARWYRQPVPIFSIPGIIPLVPGLPLYRAMNYTMLNAYSLGMHTFVSAALDATAIAMGILLVSGLAKVYKTSKKMVRDKRRSGR from the coding sequence ATGCCGCTGGCAGCAACCATTTTCATCAAAACCGTATTTTCGTTCTTTGCCACCGTGGCTTTCGGCAAACTGTTCAAATGTCCGGAAAGCTGTCTGTACAAGGCGGGCTTCGTGGGCATGGTGGGCTTCGGGGTGTACATCATCCTGCTGAGCGGCTTCGGGCTCAGTTCCATGCTCAGCAACTTTGCCGGGACGGTGGCCCTCTCCATCTGCAGTGAGATCTTTGCCCGGTGGTACCGGCAGCCGGTGCCCATTTTTTCCATTCCGGGGATCATCCCCCTGGTGCCCGGACTGCCCCTGTACCGGGCCATGAACTACACCATGCTCAATGCCTACAGCCTGGGGATGCACACTTTTGTATCCGCGGCCCTGGACGCCACCGCCATCGCCATGGGGATCCTGCTGGTATCCGGCCTGGCCAAGGTGTACAAGACCAGCAAGAAGATGGTCCGGGACAAGCGCCGGTCCGGCCGTTGA
- the rpsL gene encoding 30S ribosomal protein S12: MPTINQLVRKGRQVITQKSTAPALKNSPQKRGVCTRVYTTTPKKPNSALRKVARVRLTNGIEVTAYIPGIGHNLQEHSVVLIRGGRVKDLPGVRYHIIRGALDTAGVADRNQGRSKYGAKRPKAAKK, from the coding sequence ATGCCTACAATCAACCAATTGGTTCGTAAAGGTAGACAAGTCATTACTCAAAAATCCACGGCGCCAGCATTGAAAAATTCACCGCAAAAACGCGGTGTCTGCACGAGAGTGTACACCACCACTCCGAAGAAACCTAACTCTGCTCTGCGGAAGGTTGCTCGTGTCCGTCTGACCAATGGTATTGAAGTTACCGCTTACATTCCTGGTATTGGCCATAACCTGCAGGAACACAGTGTTGTTCTGATCAGAGGCGGAAGAGTCAAGGATCTTCCCGGTGTTCGTTATCACATCATTCGCGGCGCATTGGATACCGCCGGTGTTGCTGACCGCAACCAGGGCCGTTCCAAATACGGTGCCAAACGCCCGAAAGCAGCCAAGAAATAA
- the fusA gene encoding elongation factor G: MGREFPLDKIRNIGIMAHIDAGKTTTTERILFYTGKTHKIGEVHDGAATMDWMVQEQERGITITSAATTCHWKGHSINIIDTPGHVDFTVEVERSLRVLDGSVAVFSAKGGVEPQSETVWRQAEEYNVPRIAYVNKMDTTGADFFNVIQMMKDRLGANAVAIQVPMGAEDSFVGLIDLVKMQAVIYGDKLGKDEEFEPIPEEYVEEAQKYRQILLEAVAESDDDLMEKYLEGEDLTEEEIKAAIRKMTCQCKLFPVTCGSSYKNKGVQPLLDAIIDYMPSPLDVPAIKGTNPETGEEEERPSDDKAPFAALAFKIATDPYVGRLAFFRVYSGTLTAGSYVYNSNKDKRERIGRILRMHSNHRTEIDEVFAGDIAAAVGLKDTGTGDTLCDDKAPIILESMVFPEPVISVAIEPKTKADQEKMGIALGKLAEEDPTFRVRTDPESSQTIISGMGELHLDIIVDRLKREFHVDCTVGNPQVAYRETIRKEVESQGKFVRQSGGKGQYGDCWLKLTPLQPGEGFKFENKIVGGAIPKEYIAPVEAGVKEAMENGVIAGYPMVDIAVTVFDGSYHEVDSSEMAFKIAGSMGFKSGALKANPVLLEPYMKVEVTIPEEYMGDVIGDLNSRRGRIEGMEARSGAQVITAYVPLSEMFGYATDLRSKTQGRGNYSMEVDHYEEVPKNIAEAIVAKNKGTAQD, encoded by the coding sequence GTGGGTAGAGAGTTTCCCTTAGATAAAATCAGAAACATCGGTATCATGGCTCACATCGATGCCGGTAAAACTACGACCACGGAACGTATCCTGTTCTACACCGGCAAGACTCACAAGATCGGTGAAGTTCATGATGGGGCTGCCACCATGGACTGGATGGTACAGGAACAAGAACGTGGTATTACGATTACTTCCGCTGCTACGACCTGCCATTGGAAAGGCCATTCCATTAACATCATCGACACCCCGGGCCACGTTGACTTCACCGTTGAAGTAGAACGTTCCCTGCGTGTACTGGATGGCTCTGTGGCTGTATTCAGCGCCAAGGGCGGTGTTGAACCCCAGTCCGAAACCGTATGGCGTCAGGCGGAAGAATACAATGTTCCCCGTATCGCTTATGTGAACAAAATGGACACCACCGGGGCCGACTTCTTCAACGTAATCCAGATGATGAAAGACCGTCTGGGTGCCAATGCGGTTGCCATCCAGGTTCCCATGGGCGCTGAAGACAGCTTCGTGGGTCTGATCGACCTGGTGAAGATGCAGGCCGTTATTTACGGGGACAAACTGGGCAAGGATGAAGAATTCGAACCCATCCCTGAAGAATACGTGGAAGAAGCCCAGAAATACCGTCAGATCCTGCTGGAAGCCGTTGCAGAAAGCGATGACGATCTGATGGAAAAATATCTGGAAGGCGAAGACCTGACGGAAGAAGAAATCAAGGCCGCCATCCGGAAGATGACCTGCCAGTGCAAGCTCTTCCCTGTGACCTGCGGTTCTTCCTACAAGAACAAAGGCGTACAGCCGCTGCTGGATGCCATCATCGACTACATGCCGTCTCCTCTGGATGTTCCCGCCATCAAAGGGACCAACCCGGAAACCGGGGAAGAAGAAGAACGGCCTTCCGATGACAAGGCTCCCTTCGCGGCTCTGGCCTTCAAGATTGCCACTGACCCCTATGTAGGCCGTCTGGCATTCTTCAGAGTGTACTCTGGTACCCTGACCGCCGGCTCCTATGTCTATAACTCCAACAAAGACAAGAGAGAACGGATCGGCCGTATCCTGCGGATGCACTCCAACCACAGAACGGAAATCGACGAAGTATTTGCCGGGGACATCGCGGCAGCCGTTGGTCTGAAAGACACCGGCACCGGTGATACCCTGTGCGACGATAAAGCCCCCATCATCCTGGAATCCATGGTGTTCCCTGAACCGGTTATTTCCGTGGCCATCGAACCCAAAACCAAGGCTGACCAGGAAAAAATGGGCATTGCCCTGGGCAAGCTGGCTGAAGAAGACCCCACCTTCCGTGTGCGCACGGATCCGGAATCTTCCCAGACCATCATCTCCGGGATGGGTGAACTTCACCTGGACATCATTGTTGACCGGCTGAAGAGAGAATTCCATGTAGACTGCACCGTGGGCAACCCGCAGGTAGCTTACAGAGAAACCATCCGCAAGGAAGTGGAAAGCCAGGGTAAATTCGTACGGCAGTCCGGTGGTAAAGGGCAGTACGGCGATTGCTGGCTGAAACTGACTCCGCTGCAGCCGGGCGAAGGCTTCAAGTTCGAAAACAAGATCGTTGGCGGTGCCATTCCCAAAGAATACATCGCTCCTGTTGAAGCCGGTGTCAAGGAAGCTATGGAAAACGGTGTCATCGCCGGGTATCCCATGGTGGATATCGCTGTTACCGTATTCGACGGCTCCTACCACGAAGTCGACTCCTCTGAAATGGCATTTAAGATTGCCGGTTCCATGGGCTTCAAGAGCGGTGCTCTGAAAGCCAACCCTGTTCTGCTGGAACCGTACATGAAAGTGGAAGTCACCATCCCCGAAGAGTACATGGGCGACGTTATCGGCGACCTGAACTCCCGCCGGGGCCGCATCGAAGGCATGGAAGCAAGAAGCGGTGCACAGGTTATCACGGCTTATGTTCCCCTGTCCGAAATGTTCGGGTATGCAACGGACCTGCGTTCCAAGACCCAGGGCCGCGGCAACTACTCCATGGAAGTAGACCATTACGAAGAAGTTCCCAAGAACATCGCGGAAGCGATCGTTGCTAAAAATAAGGGGACCGCACAGGACTAA
- a CDS encoding L7Ae/L30e/S12e/Gadd45 family ribosomal protein has protein sequence MFLADVKNGSPVVVGVKQSQKAIARDQAAGVMIARDADEHVTGPVKDLCEAKSVPVETVETMAELGKTCGIHVGASVAAVLKTR, from the coding sequence ATGTTTCTCGCAGACGTAAAGAACGGTTCGCCGGTTGTAGTCGGTGTGAAGCAGTCCCAAAAGGCCATTGCCCGGGATCAGGCCGCAGGGGTCATGATTGCCCGGGATGCGGATGAACACGTGACGGGGCCTGTCAAGGACCTGTGCGAAGCCAAGAGTGTTCCGGTGGAAACCGTGGAGACCATGGCTGAGCTGGGAAAGACCTGCGGCATCCATGTGGGTGCATCCGTCGCCGCTGTGCTCAAAACCCGGTAG
- the rpsG gene encoding 30S ribosomal protein S7 yields MPRKGPVTKRDVLPDPVYGSKLLTRFINKIMLDGKKGVAERIVYDAFDLIHSKTGKDPMEVFDAAMKNVMPVLEVKARRVGGANYQVPVEVRADRKTTLGIRWLVNYSRLRGEKTMCERVAGELMDAANNTGASVKKREDTHKMAEANRAFAHYRW; encoded by the coding sequence ATGCCGAGAAAAGGTCCTGTAACCAAAAGAGACGTATTACCGGATCCAGTATATGGTTCCAAACTGTTAACCAGATTCATCAACAAGATTATGCTCGACGGCAAAAAAGGTGTTGCTGAGCGTATCGTATATGACGCATTCGATCTGATCCATTCCAAGACCGGAAAGGATCCCATGGAAGTGTTCGACGCTGCCATGAAGAACGTAATGCCTGTCCTGGAAGTCAAAGCACGCCGGGTGGGCGGTGCCAACTACCAGGTTCCTGTGGAAGTCAGAGCTGACCGGAAAACCACCCTGGGGATCCGGTGGCTGGTCAACTATTCCCGCCTGCGCGGTGAAAAGACCATGTGCGAACGGGTTGCCGGCGAACTGATGGATGCCGCCAACAACACCGGTGCTTCCGTGAAGAAACGGGAAGACACGCACAAGATGGCTGAAGCAAACAGAGCTTTTGCTCATTATCGTTGGTAA
- a CDS encoding cupin domain-containing protein codes for MAVFTEKAKQVVTNPGTGTIEKEILVDPALFQGTNDLFARITLHPGCAVPVHQHLGNNETYYLLKGEGEYTDEDKKVAVKAGDVTFCADGGTHGLLNTGKEDLVFIALISNTPGYKR; via the coding sequence ATGGCAGTATTTACGGAAAAAGCAAAACAGGTGGTCACCAATCCGGGAACCGGGACCATCGAAAAGGAAATCCTGGTGGATCCGGCCCTGTTCCAGGGGACCAACGACCTGTTCGCCCGGATTACCCTGCATCCGGGCTGTGCCGTTCCCGTCCACCAGCATCTGGGGAACAACGAAACCTATTACCTGCTGAAAGGGGAAGGGGAATACACGGACGAAGACAAAAAAGTGGCCGTGAAGGCCGGAGACGTGACTTTCTGTGCCGACGGAGGCACCCATGGCCTGCTGAACACGGGGAAAGAGGATCTGGTGTTCATCGCCCTGATCAGCAATACCCCGGGGTACAAGAGATAA